A single genomic interval of Trinickia acidisoli harbors:
- a CDS encoding TorF family putative porin, with protein sequence MTKALRCAIALTFTAVWLPSAQASASDAWNFQVGGTTDRINRGIDLSQGEPSVDVAATWYPGTGPFAGISGWTVRPIPGTSLGGEFVADAGYGWRVGDWDAKAMVVHYQFAHTPFATLLEYDEAGLEVGWREALFGSVTVSPNTAYVGSPRTLALTYNLVGHYPLAHGFSATAGVGYYDLHAGLGGGFFYDDVGLNYQYRALQLQLAYFGTQGPASIKAQFGPMLIHRWVAQVSWAF encoded by the coding sequence ATGACAAAGGCTCTGCGATGTGCAATCGCGCTCACGTTCACCGCGGTATGGCTGCCGTCGGCACAGGCATCCGCATCGGATGCTTGGAATTTTCAGGTGGGCGGCACGACCGACCGAATCAATCGTGGCATCGATCTCAGCCAGGGCGAGCCCTCGGTGGACGTAGCCGCCACTTGGTATCCCGGTACGGGCCCGTTTGCGGGCATATCGGGTTGGACCGTGAGGCCGATCCCCGGAACATCCCTAGGCGGCGAGTTCGTTGCCGACGCCGGCTACGGATGGCGCGTCGGCGACTGGGACGCGAAGGCGATGGTCGTCCACTATCAGTTCGCTCATACGCCATTCGCCACGCTGCTCGAATACGATGAAGCGGGGCTCGAAGTCGGGTGGAGGGAAGCCCTGTTCGGCTCGGTCACCGTATCGCCCAATACGGCCTATGTCGGTTCACCGCGAACGCTCGCGCTGACTTACAACCTCGTCGGCCATTACCCACTGGCTCACGGCTTCTCTGCAACGGCCGGCGTGGGCTATTACGACTTGCATGCGGGACTGGGCGGCGGCTTTTTCTACGACGACGTCGGACTCAATTACCAATATCGCGCGCTGCAACTGCAACTCGCCTATTTCGGCACGCAGGGCCCGGCAAGCATTAAAGCGCAGTTCGGTCCGATGCTCATCCACCGCTGGGTCGCGCAGGTGAGTTGGGCTTTTTAG
- a CDS encoding AvrPphF family type III effector, translated as MGRVSKAEAERRTQLLAQRLGGRLTAASGQAIPTPTSRPAAMRPGLAKKPGTTAALSAPSATRTATQKPASANGHIPFTSLEPAVQEALLNRLDPIRKLGLNDDTVLYRATDKSWLKKGGKGGQFTLQGNPNSVASITNHLELKRNPFHGNQKLLSTLPPEIRQRFDTDPSMRYAPTATDANKLKDPTLNVMYGNRATDGAEGYANTGKHVLVKMTLGDLRKAGGGQVFFDDSAAARGSNTVPLIVTLPAGKSVPVEIV; from the coding sequence ATGGGGCGGGTTTCCAAGGCCGAGGCGGAGCGGCGAACACAACTGCTTGCACAACGGCTCGGCGGACGGCTCACGGCTGCGTCAGGGCAGGCCATTCCCACGCCAACGAGTCGGCCTGCGGCCATGCGGCCGGGCCTCGCCAAAAAGCCAGGTACGACCGCGGCACTTTCTGCCCCGTCCGCAACTCGAACCGCCACTCAAAAGCCTGCGAGCGCGAACGGCCACATCCCGTTCACATCGCTGGAGCCAGCCGTTCAGGAAGCGCTGCTCAATCGCCTCGATCCGATCCGGAAGCTCGGGCTGAACGATGACACGGTGCTCTATCGAGCGACGGATAAGAGTTGGTTGAAGAAGGGAGGCAAAGGCGGACAGTTCACGCTCCAGGGAAACCCGAATTCTGTCGCGTCGATCACCAACCATCTCGAACTCAAACGTAACCCCTTTCACGGCAATCAGAAATTGTTGTCGACGCTGCCGCCAGAAATACGCCAACGTTTCGACACGGATCCGAGTATGCGTTATGCGCCTACGGCAACCGACGCTAATAAGCTGAAGGACCCGACGCTCAACGTGATGTACGGAAACCGCGCAACCGACGGCGCCGAGGGCTACGCGAACACAGGGAAGCACGTCCTGGTCAAGATGACGTTGGGCGACCTGCGTAAGGCAGGGGGCGGACAGGTGTTTTTTGACGACAGCGCGGCAGCTCGGGGGAGCAATACCGTCCCGTTGATCGTCACGCTTCCCGCTGGAAAATCCGTGCCCGTCGAGATCGTCTGA
- a CDS encoding S8 family peptidase — translation MNMWARTRIVAVGVAVLKAAARRMAMLRFVALAALVAPLVVACSGEPLVPPSNVQIDPDVLRQIHDEGDRMIVVAVDNPSESVPMLAGTTIGGYDGGPGYAAYGSARAMVDAIAHDYKLEQVMAWPIVPLQVHCAVLEVRDGRTRAQVIEQLSHDRRVKIVQPLQSFRTVGSLSKPGGDIGTVADASARGYDANYVNLERGLHEIDALAAQRVSQGEGVRVAVIDTGVDTSHPGISASIVMKRDFVEQGWAAFDHDVHGTAVAGVIAANPNGGHGIMGVAPRARILALKACWQAPAGQNGRGNDPSVCNSLTLAQALAAAIEAHASVINLSVSGPPDPLLTQLVEYSLRHGIVVVGAVPPDGDMRAFPVGIAHVIAADYPGANTSAAVVRAPGRSVLSLTPGGHYDFFSGTSFSTAFVSGVAALLLAVDPRLDADQIYAALKNSTHGDATRQTVDACGALSAAGVACSEAVNHVH, via the coding sequence ATGAATATGTGGGCCCGAACGCGCATCGTCGCGGTAGGGGTGGCGGTATTGAAGGCGGCGGCCCGGCGCATGGCGATGTTGCGCTTCGTCGCGCTCGCCGCCCTCGTTGCACCGCTCGTCGTGGCGTGCAGCGGCGAGCCGCTCGTGCCGCCGTCCAATGTTCAGATCGATCCCGACGTGCTGCGCCAGATACACGACGAGGGCGATCGGATGATCGTCGTAGCCGTCGACAATCCGAGCGAATCGGTGCCTATGCTGGCCGGCACGACGATCGGCGGCTACGACGGCGGTCCCGGTTACGCGGCATATGGCAGCGCGCGCGCGATGGTCGACGCCATCGCGCACGATTACAAACTCGAACAGGTGATGGCTTGGCCGATCGTGCCGTTGCAAGTGCATTGCGCGGTATTGGAGGTACGCGACGGTCGTACGCGCGCGCAAGTGATCGAGCAGCTCTCGCACGATCGGCGCGTGAAGATCGTGCAGCCCTTGCAGTCCTTTCGTACAGTCGGATCCTTGAGCAAGCCCGGCGGTGATATCGGTACGGTCGCCGATGCATCGGCGCGCGGCTACGACGCCAACTATGTCAACCTCGAACGGGGTTTGCACGAGATCGATGCGCTTGCCGCGCAGCGGGTCTCGCAAGGCGAGGGCGTGCGCGTCGCCGTCATCGACACGGGCGTCGACACGTCCCATCCCGGCATCTCCGCATCGATCGTGATGAAGCGCGATTTCGTCGAGCAAGGTTGGGCGGCCTTCGATCACGACGTGCACGGTACGGCCGTGGCGGGTGTGATCGCGGCCAATCCGAACGGCGGGCACGGCATCATGGGCGTTGCGCCGCGCGCACGCATCCTCGCACTGAAAGCCTGCTGGCAGGCACCCGCCGGCCAGAACGGCCGCGGTAACGATCCGTCGGTCTGCAATTCACTGACGCTTGCGCAGGCGCTCGCGGCGGCGATCGAAGCGCACGCGAGCGTCATCAATCTCAGCGTGAGCGGTCCGCCCGATCCGCTGCTGACGCAGCTCGTGGAATATTCGCTGCGGCATGGCATCGTCGTGGTCGGCGCCGTGCCACCGGACGGTGACATGCGCGCATTTCCGGTCGGCATTGCGCACGTGATCGCAGCCGACTACCCGGGCGCGAACACTTCGGCGGCGGTAGTGCGCGCGCCTGGCCGCAGTGTTCTGAGCTTGACGCCGGGCGGTCATTACGATTTCTTTTCCGGCACGTCGTTTTCGACGGCATTCGTCTCGGGCGTTGCCGCGCTATTGCTTGCGGTCGATCCGCGACTCGACGCGGACCAGATTTATGCGGCGCTAAAAAACAGCACGCATGGCGACGCGACGCGGCAAACCGTCGATGCGTGCGGTGCGCTGTCGGCCGCCGGCGTGGCATGCAGCGAGGCGGTCAATCACGTGCATTGA